A genomic segment from Clostridium pasteurianum BC1 encodes:
- the selD gene encoding selenide, water dikinase SelD — translation MGANNSEFSCGGGCSAKLGPGFLQKVLKKIPNRFDENLIIGFDSCDDAAVYKLTEDIAIIQTLDFFTPIVEDPYTFGKIAAANALSDIYAMGGEVKTALNIVCFPEKLQGEILAEILRGGAEKVQEAGGIVCGGHSINDDQPKYGLSVTGIINPKKVLPNNKCNIGDKIILTKPLGIGIITTANKVGEASKAAYEKAIKSMETLNKYAVEKAKKYNISACTDVTGFGFLGHLNEMVTEGYTISVAANKIPYIEEAYGYAKEFFITAAGQKNRNHLKDKVKLENIEFAMEEILFDPQTSGGLLISVNSSQAEALLKDLNELQLRSEIVGEVVTREDVNIVVRNQTN, via the coding sequence ATGGGAGCAAATAATTCTGAATTTTCCTGTGGAGGAGGCTGCAGCGCCAAATTGGGCCCAGGATTTTTACAAAAGGTACTTAAAAAAATTCCCAATAGATTTGATGAAAATTTAATAATAGGTTTTGACAGTTGTGATGATGCAGCAGTTTATAAACTTACGGAAGATATAGCCATAATACAGACTTTAGATTTTTTTACACCTATAGTAGAAGATCCCTATACCTTTGGAAAAATTGCTGCAGCTAATGCTCTTAGCGATATCTATGCTATGGGCGGTGAAGTGAAAACAGCTCTTAATATCGTTTGTTTTCCAGAAAAGCTTCAAGGAGAAATACTTGCAGAAATATTAAGGGGCGGAGCAGAGAAAGTTCAGGAAGCAGGAGGAATAGTCTGTGGAGGACATTCCATAAATGACGATCAGCCTAAATATGGATTATCTGTTACGGGAATAATTAACCCTAAAAAGGTATTACCAAATAATAAATGTAACATAGGAGATAAAATTATACTTACAAAACCTCTTGGAATAGGTATAATAACTACGGCAAACAAGGTTGGAGAAGCCAGTAAAGCCGCCTATGAAAAAGCCATAAAATCTATGGAAACTTTAAATAAATATGCTGTAGAGAAAGCTAAAAAATATAATATAAGTGCATGCACAGACGTAACTGGCTTTGGATTTTTAGGACATTTAAATGAAATGGTAACTGAAGGGTATACTATTTCTGTAGCTGCAAATAAGATTCCCTATATAGAAGAAGCTTATGGATATGCAAAGGAATTTTTTATAACCGCAGCAGGACAAAAAAATAGAAATCATTTAAAGGATAAAGTAAAACTTGAAAATATAGAATTTGCCATGGAGGAAATATTATTTGATCCACAAACCTCTGGTGGTCTTTTAATAAGCGTAAACAGTTCGCAGGCAGAAGCATTATTAAAGGATTTAAATGAGCTTCAGTTAAGATCAGAGATTGTAGGGGAAGTAGTAACTAGAGAAGATGTAAATATAGTAGTTAGAAATCAGACAAATTAA
- the yedF gene encoding sulfurtransferase-like selenium metabolism protein YedF: protein MIKIDARGEVCPIPIIKAKKELKNIKDNGTVLVVVDNEIAKENLEKMAKELGYKYSSETINKEHYEVKIVKGEGTEKISENLKNQNETENDNEIRKYPKSNNTIVVISSNAMGNGNEELGKILIKGFIYALTEIEELPASIIFYNGGAKLTIKESPVIEDLQKLEQLGVEILTCGTCLDYYDIKESLAVGAITNMYSIVEKMNAAHKIIKP from the coding sequence ATGATAAAGATAGATGCAAGGGGAGAAGTTTGTCCTATACCAATTATAAAGGCAAAGAAGGAACTTAAGAACATTAAAGATAATGGAACAGTCTTAGTTGTAGTGGACAATGAAATAGCTAAGGAAAATTTAGAAAAAATGGCCAAAGAACTTGGTTATAAATATAGCAGTGAAACTATAAATAAAGAACATTACGAAGTGAAAATTGTAAAAGGTGAAGGTACAGAAAAAATTTCTGAGAATTTAAAAAATCAGAATGAAACAGAGAATGATAACGAAATAAGAAAATACCCTAAAAGCAATAATACAATAGTAGTAATTTCTTCTAATGCCATGGGAAATGGCAATGAAGAACTTGGTAAAATACTTATTAAGGGATTTATATATGCCTTAACAGAAATAGAAGAATTACCTGCTTCTATTATATTCTATAATGGTGGGGCAAAGCTTACCATAAAAGAATCCCCAGTAATAGAGGACCTACAAAAGCTTGAGCAACTGGGAGTAGAAATATTAACCTGTGGAACCTGTCTTGATTATTACGACATAAAAGAGTCTTTAGCTGTGGGAGCAATAACAAATATGTATAGCATTGTGGAAAAAATGAACGCGGCTCATAAGATTATTAAACCTTAG
- a CDS encoding xanthine dehydrogenase family protein molybdopterin-binding subunit, whose protein sequence is MKIVGKGISKIDGMSIATGKPVYTEDLAMSNALVVKILRSPHAFAMIENIDTSRAEAMEGVECILTYKDVPKTRFTLAGQSYPEPSPYDRLILDKIVRYSGDEVAIIAAMDEKTAIKAMKLIKVKYKILQPVLDFEKAADSEIVVHPEEDIHCNFDIGMDRRRNIVSSQKVEIGDVEEELKKCDVVVDETYYTQAQAHCMMETYRAFNYLDHMGRLVVVSSTQIPFHVKRQLSIALEMPASKIRVIKPRIGGGFGGKQTSAVEIFSALVTIKTGKPAKIVYERKETFQCTTTRHPMRIRVRLGADKEGFIRAIDIHGLSDTGAYGEHASTVFGVVGQKTLPLYNKTKAVRFMGNVVYTNKTPSGAFRGYGATQGTFALESAIDKLAEEINMDSTEIRLKNLIKEGESSLIHPEGLGSSTLHKCIERGRELVGWKEKYPRRRVSKNKVRGMGMAVTMQGSGIANIDTASAEIRLSDDGNYTLLIGSTDMGTGSDTILTQMAAEVLETSIEKFIVNAADTDVSPYDPGSYASSTTYVTGMAVVRAAEELKRQIIERGAKFIGVDSNEVDFSGEGIMTKDGSKSISLRKIAEQAVLGTGKLQLVGNGTYGSEISPPPFVAGFAEVEVDIETGKVELIDYTAVIDCGTVINSKLAKIQAEGGIAQGIGMALYEDVKFDYKGNLQTNSFMQYKIPSRKDIKSIKIYFEPSYEPTGPFGAKSIGEVVANTPPPAIVNAVYNATGVRINKLPITPEKIFMEMYR, encoded by the coding sequence ATGAAAATCGTGGGAAAAGGTATTTCAAAAATAGACGGAATGTCTATTGCTACAGGAAAACCTGTTTATACAGAAGATTTAGCTATGTCAAATGCTTTAGTAGTTAAAATACTTAGAAGTCCCCATGCTTTTGCAATGATAGAAAATATAGATACTTCAAGAGCAGAGGCAATGGAAGGTGTTGAATGTATTCTCACCTATAAAGATGTGCCAAAGACAAGATTTACCTTGGCTGGCCAATCTTATCCAGAACCGTCACCTTATGATAGATTGATACTAGATAAAATAGTAAGATATTCTGGGGATGAGGTGGCTATTATAGCAGCAATGGATGAGAAAACTGCTATAAAAGCTATGAAGCTGATAAAGGTTAAATACAAAATACTTCAGCCAGTTTTGGATTTTGAAAAAGCAGCAGATTCTGAAATAGTTGTTCATCCTGAAGAGGATATCCATTGTAATTTTGATATAGGAATGGACAGAAGAAGGAATATTGTTTCAAGTCAAAAGGTGGAAATTGGAGACGTAGAAGAAGAACTTAAGAAATGTGATGTAGTGGTGGATGAAACCTATTATACTCAGGCTCAGGCCCACTGTATGATGGAGACCTATCGTGCCTTCAATTATCTTGATCATATGGGAAGGCTGGTGGTTGTAAGTTCTACTCAGATTCCATTTCATGTGAAAAGACAGTTGTCAATAGCTCTGGAAATGCCAGCCAGCAAAATAAGAGTAATTAAACCAAGAATAGGAGGAGGATTTGGTGGGAAACAGACTTCCGCAGTAGAAATATTTTCAGCTCTTGTAACTATAAAAACAGGTAAACCTGCTAAAATTGTATATGAAAGAAAAGAGACTTTTCAATGTACAACCACAAGACATCCTATGAGAATAAGAGTCAGGCTTGGAGCTGACAAAGAAGGCTTTATAAGGGCTATTGATATTCATGGTTTATCTGATACAGGAGCTTATGGAGAACATGCTTCTACGGTGTTTGGAGTTGTTGGTCAGAAAACTCTTCCATTGTATAATAAGACTAAGGCTGTAAGATTTATGGGCAATGTAGTATATACTAATAAAACACCTTCTGGTGCGTTTAGAGGATATGGTGCCACTCAGGGAACTTTTGCTCTTGAATCAGCCATAGATAAATTAGCAGAAGAAATTAATATGGATAGTACGGAAATAAGATTAAAGAATTTAATAAAAGAAGGAGAGAGTTCTCTAATACATCCTGAAGGTTTAGGAAGCTCTACACTTCATAAATGCATAGAGAGAGGCAGGGAACTAGTAGGCTGGAAGGAAAAGTATCCAAGGAGAAGGGTCTCAAAGAATAAAGTTAGGGGAATGGGCATGGCAGTGACCATGCAAGGCTCAGGTATAGCTAACATAGATACAGCTTCTGCAGAGATTAGATTAAGTGATGATGGAAACTATACTCTTCTTATAGGATCTACGGATATGGGAACTGGCAGCGATACAATTCTTACTCAAATGGCAGCTGAGGTTTTAGAAACTTCCATTGAAAAATTCATAGTAAATGCGGCGGATACAGATGTTTCACCTTATGATCCAGGCTCCTATGCCTCAAGCACTACTTACGTTACAGGAATGGCCGTGGTAAGGGCAGCTGAGGAACTGAAAAGGCAAATAATAGAACGTGGAGCGAAATTTATAGGAGTGGATTCCAATGAGGTGGATTTCAGCGGAGAGGGGATTATGACAAAAGATGGGTCCAAATCTATAAGTTTAAGGAAAATTGCAGAGCAGGCAGTTTTGGGTACAGGAAAGCTGCAGCTGGTAGGTAACGGTACGTATGGAAGCGAAATATCACCACCGCCTTTTGTGGCTGGTTTTGCAGAGGTGGAAGTTGATATTGAAACCGGAAAGGTAGAACTGATAGATTATACGGCAGTGATTGATTGTGGAACTGTAATTAATTCAAAATTAGCTAAAATTCAAGCGGAAGGCGGAATTGCCCAAGGTATTGGAATGGCGCTGTATGAAGATGTTAAATTTGATTATAAAGGTAACCTTCAGACCAATTCCTTTATGCAATACAAAATTCCAAGCAGAAAGGATATAAAAAGTATAAAAATATATTTTGAGCCAAGTTATGAGCCTACAGGACCTTTTGGAGCAAAATCAATTGGAGAGGTGGTAGCAAATACACCGCCTCCAGCTATAGTAAATGCAGTTTATAATGCTACTGGTGTTAGGATAAACAAGCTTCCGATTACTCCTGAGAAGATTTTTATGGAGATGTATAGATAA
- a CDS encoding (2Fe-2S)-binding protein — MEIEFMLNNKRVNFQVEPDEFLADTLRLNGIYSIRKGCDTTCCGLCTVWVDEKPILSCSFLSARANGKKIITIEGISEEADKFAKILVDEGAEQCGFCSPGFIMTVIAMKKELNNPKESDIIHYLTGNLCRCTGYMGQMRAIKKYLEVV, encoded by the coding sequence GTGGAAATAGAATTTATGCTGAATAACAAAAGAGTAAATTTTCAAGTAGAACCAGATGAGTTTCTTGCAGATACTTTAAGATTAAATGGAATATACAGTATAAGAAAAGGCTGTGACACTACTTGCTGTGGGCTTTGTACAGTATGGGTAGATGAGAAACCGATTTTATCATGCTCTTTTTTAAGTGCTAGGGCCAATGGTAAAAAGATTATTACTATAGAAGGAATCTCAGAAGAGGCTGATAAATTTGCTAAAATTCTAGTAGATGAAGGTGCAGAGCAATGTGGATTTTGCAGTCCTGGTTTTATAATGACTGTAATTGCTATGAAAAAAGAATTGAATAATCCAAAGGAATCAGATATAATTCACTATTTAACAGGTAATTTATGCAGATGCACAGGATATATGGGGCAAATGAGAGCCATTAAAAAGTATTTGGAGGTAGTTTAA
- a CDS encoding RidA family protein — translation MSKEIIATKNAPGAIGPYSQANKVGNLVFTSGQIPLDPATGKLVDEDIKKAATQVFENLKAILEEAGSSLDKVVKTVVYLKDINDFAAVNEVYATYFTSNYPARSCFQVGKLPLDAKLEVEAIAEV, via the coding sequence ATGAGTAAAGAAATAATCGCAACTAAAAATGCTCCAGGAGCAATCGGACCTTATTCACAAGCTAATAAGGTGGGTAATCTTGTTTTTACTTCAGGTCAGATACCACTGGATCCAGCAACAGGAAAACTTGTAGATGAGGATATAAAGAAAGCAGCAACTCAAGTTTTTGAAAACTTAAAAGCTATTTTAGAAGAAGCCGGTTCTTCTTTAGACAAAGTAGTAAAGACAGTAGTTTATTTAAAGGATATAAATGATTTTGCAGCAGTAAATGAAGTTTATGCTACTTATTTTACATCTAATTATCCAGCTAGATCTTGCTTTCAGGTAGGTAAATTACCTTTGGATGCAAAATTAGAAGTTGAAGCTATTGCTGAAGTGTAA
- the dapF gene encoding diaminopimelate epimerase: MSINSFVKTHGLGNEYIVLDEENINFKLTEKAIKRICNVNFGIGSDGILLKVKSTKADFGLKIFNPDGSEAEKSGNGLRIFCKYIYDYGFANSEEFSVETKGGLVKAKIIETSNKKAKLISVDMGRANFNSKEIPTNFSTDEVIGEKLKVEDKEYEINCVSMGNPHCVVLKDELSIDEIKKYGTLIENHSEFPNRTNVQFAKVISRSEAEILIWERGAGFTLASGSSSCAVASVLRKRNLVDSNIKIKMLGGELLIEIDDNWNIKMTGEVRQIAEGVLSSELIEDLNKA, from the coding sequence ATGAGCATAAATAGTTTTGTAAAAACTCATGGATTGGGAAATGAATATATTGTTTTGGATGAGGAAAATATAAATTTTAAATTAACAGAAAAGGCAATTAAAAGGATATGTAATGTAAACTTTGGAATAGGTTCAGATGGAATCTTATTAAAGGTTAAATCTACAAAAGCAGATTTTGGACTTAAAATTTTTAATCCAGACGGATCGGAAGCAGAAAAAAGTGGAAATGGTCTAAGAATATTTTGTAAATATATTTATGACTATGGTTTTGCCAACAGTGAGGAATTTTCTGTTGAAACCAAGGGAGGATTAGTTAAGGCAAAGATTATTGAAACTTCAAATAAAAAAGCAAAATTAATTTCAGTGGATATGGGAAGAGCAAATTTTAATTCAAAAGAAATTCCTACAAATTTTTCTACTGATGAAGTAATAGGAGAAAAATTAAAAGTTGAAGATAAAGAGTATGAAATAAATTGTGTCTCTATGGGGAATCCTCACTGCGTAGTTTTAAAAGATGAATTAAGCATTGATGAAATAAAAAAATATGGCACACTTATAGAAAATCACAGTGAATTTCCCAATAGAACTAATGTGCAATTTGCAAAGGTCATATCAAGAAGTGAGGCAGAAATATTAATATGGGAAAGGGGTGCCGGCTTTACTTTAGCATCAGGAAGTTCATCCTGCGCAGTAGCAAGTGTTTTAAGAAAGAGAAATTTAGTTGATAGTAATATTAAAATAAAAATGCTTGGTGGAGAATTACTTATAGAAATAGATGACAATTGGAATATAAAAATGACTGGTGAAGTTAGACAAATAGCAGAGGGAGTTTTGAGTAGTGAACTTATAGAAGATTTAAATAAGGCATAA
- a CDS encoding HAD family hydrolase, protein MSYSGVIFDLDGTLLNTLDDMADSVNSILEKHGFPVHDVEKYKYFIGNGMEKLIRRAVPESILQNEEMVKTCLDEFMREYDRRWDKLTRPYNGINDLMEGLDNNGIEMSVLSNKPNNFTRVLIDKFFGLKRFKIVFGARENVPKKPDPTAALEISKLSKIPVEEYLYLGDTGVDMKTANAAGMYAVGVTWGFRKADELLENGAKKIIDNPIELIELIK, encoded by the coding sequence ATGAGTTATTCTGGAGTTATTTTTGATCTTGATGGAACACTTCTTAATACCCTTGATGATATGGCTGATTCAGTGAATTCTATATTAGAAAAGCATGGATTTCCTGTACATGATGTGGAAAAGTATAAATACTTTATTGGTAACGGCATGGAGAAATTAATTAGAAGAGCTGTACCAGAAAGTATTTTACAGAATGAAGAAATGGTGAAGACATGTTTAGATGAATTTATGAGAGAATATGACAGAAGATGGGACAAATTAACAAGACCCTATAATGGAATAAATGATTTAATGGAAGGTCTTGATAATAATGGTATAGAGATGTCTGTGCTTTCAAATAAACCTAATAATTTTACTAGGGTTTTAATAGATAAGTTTTTTGGATTAAAACGCTTTAAAATTGTTTTTGGTGCCAGAGAAAATGTACCTAAAAAACCTGATCCAACAGCAGCCTTAGAAATATCAAAACTATCAAAAATACCAGTAGAAGAGTACCTTTATCTAGGCGATACTGGAGTTGATATGAAAACGGCTAATGCCGCTGGTATGTATGCGGTAGGAGTTACTTGGGGTTTCAGAAAAGCCGATGAATTACTGGAGAATGGCGCTAAGAAAATAATTGATAATCCTATAGAGCTTATTGAACTTATTAAATGA
- a CDS encoding FAD binding domain-containing protein has protein sequence MFTIQKLVQPESLAAAYKTLIERKNNSILSGCAFLRMGSKSIGTAIDLSKLDLNYIREQEHYIEIGAMTNLREFETHYLLKEYFGRVLGKAVSNIIGVQFRNIVTVGATVFSKYGFSDVITALLALDTEVELYNGGRINLEDFLNMPYEKDILTRIFIKKNSRKAVYKDLRNAVSDYPILNVTVSSLKNNWVIVVGARPGKAAIAKEASKELNKENLTEEDIDKAADMASKELAFGTNMRGSEEYRKAMCKVLVKRAIMEVL, from the coding sequence GTGTTCACAATACAAAAACTAGTTCAGCCAGAAAGCCTTGCTGCTGCCTACAAGACCTTAATAGAGAGAAAAAACAATAGTATTTTAAGTGGATGTGCTTTTCTCAGAATGGGTTCTAAAAGTATAGGTACAGCTATAGATTTATCAAAATTAGATTTAAATTACATAAGGGAACAGGAACATTACATAGAAATAGGTGCCATGACAAATCTAAGAGAATTTGAAACTCATTATTTATTAAAGGAATACTTTGGACGAGTTCTTGGAAAAGCGGTAAGCAATATAATAGGAGTTCAATTTAGAAATATTGTTACAGTGGGCGCTACAGTATTTTCAAAATATGGTTTTTCAGATGTTATAACAGCGCTGTTGGCATTGGACACAGAGGTTGAATTATATAATGGTGGAAGAATTAATTTAGAGGATTTTCTAAATATGCCCTATGAAAAGGATATTTTAACAAGAATATTTATAAAAAAGAACAGTAGAAAAGCAGTATATAAAGATTTGAGAAATGCTGTTAGTGATTATCCTATATTAAATGTTACTGTATCAAGCTTGAAGAATAATTGGGTTATAGTTGTAGGTGCAAGACCTGGGAAAGCGGCTATAGCTAAAGAAGCATCAAAGGAATTGAACAAAGAAAATTTAACAGAGGAAGATATAGATAAAGCAGCTGATATGGCATCAAAGGAATTGGCCTTTGGCACTAATATGAGAGGTTCAGAAGAATATAGAAAAGCCATGTGCAAAGTATTAGTAAAAAGAGCAATAATGGAGGTGCTATAG
- a CDS encoding aminotransferase class V-fold PLP-dependent enzyme — MIYFDNAATSFPKPPQVAKAVFNAINTLGNPSRGSYKLSLDASRKVYTAREKIAKLFNLDNPLNVAFTSNATESLNIAIKGSFKANDHIITTAMEHNSVLRPIYEIRKNGVQISIIKCDKKGLLDYYELENGIKENTKAIICTHASNLTGNLIDIKKLGKICKDHNLLFILDASQTAGVFPIDMKADYIDILCFTGHKSLYGPQGTGGICINDTVNIVPLKTGGSGSFSFSQQHPNTMPDALEAGTINVHGIAGLLAGIEFIEDTGIDKIRDHELKLMWQFYNGIKDIPRIKIYGDFSTTLRSPIVSLNIDSYDSKDISQELADTYDIATRAGAHCAPLMHKALGTENQGAVRFSFSYFNTSEEVDIAISALKKLSDS; from the coding sequence ATGATTTACTTTGATAATGCAGCTACAAGTTTTCCAAAACCACCACAAGTTGCAAAAGCAGTGTTTAATGCTATAAATACCCTTGGGAATCCATCAAGGGGCAGCTACAAACTATCTCTAGATGCTTCAAGAAAAGTTTATACTGCAAGAGAAAAAATTGCAAAATTATTCAACCTAGATAACCCATTAAATGTTGCCTTTACTTCAAATGCCACGGAAAGCTTAAATATTGCCATAAAAGGTTCCTTTAAGGCAAATGATCACATAATAACTACAGCAATGGAACACAATTCTGTACTAAGACCTATTTACGAAATTAGAAAAAATGGTGTTCAGATTTCTATTATAAAGTGTGATAAAAAAGGCTTATTAGATTACTATGAATTAGAAAATGGAATAAAGGAAAACACTAAAGCCATAATCTGTACTCACGCTTCGAATTTAACAGGCAACCTAATAGATATTAAAAAATTAGGCAAAATATGCAAAGATCACAATCTGTTATTCATATTAGATGCTTCTCAAACTGCTGGTGTTTTCCCAATTGATATGAAAGCTGACTACATTGATATACTCTGCTTTACAGGGCATAAATCTCTTTATGGTCCCCAGGGAACTGGTGGAATTTGCATAAATGATACCGTAAATATAGTTCCCTTAAAAACAGGTGGAAGTGGCAGCTTTTCCTTTTCACAGCAGCATCCAAACACCATGCCTGATGCCTTAGAAGCAGGAACCATTAACGTTCATGGTATTGCCGGACTTTTAGCAGGCATTGAATTCATTGAAGATACCGGTATAGATAAAATAAGAGATCATGAACTAAAGCTTATGTGGCAATTTTATAATGGAATTAAAGATATCCCGAGGATTAAAATCTACGGTGATTTTTCTACCACACTAAGATCTCCTATTGTTTCTCTTAACATAGATTCTTATGACTCTAAAGACATAAGCCAAGAATTAGCAGATACCTACGATATAGCCACCAGAGCTGGTGCTCACTGTGCTCCTTTAATGCACAAAGCTTTAGGTACAGAAAATCAAGGTGCTGTCAGGTTCAGCTTTTCATATTTTAATACTTCAGAAGAAGTAGATATTGCTATTAGTGCCCTAAAAAAATTATCAGATTCATAA
- the yqeC gene encoding selenium cofactor biosynthesis protein YqeC: MNLKSLLKLSKGDVISIVGAGGKTTLMFSLAEELRRENKVLVTTTTKVYVPKEQQYNYIANNKDEFHYYNHMNNNGIYVYGKEIDHHENKLIGLDCELLQKQLPYFDYILIEADGSKKKSIKGWKDNEPVISHKTNKTIGVFSIENIGKEVNENNVHRLEQFMNITASSKGDIINIAHIMKLIFHPKGLFKDAVGEKILFINKVESENDIVLTKELVENVCKNNNGYIGSIVFQKLL, translated from the coding sequence ATAAATCTAAAAAGTCTACTTAAGCTGAGTAAGGGTGATGTTATTTCCATAGTAGGGGCGGGTGGAAAGACTACATTAATGTTTTCTCTAGCAGAGGAATTAAGAAGAGAAAATAAGGTTCTTGTAACCACTACTACAAAAGTATATGTACCAAAGGAACAGCAATATAATTATATTGCTAATAATAAAGATGAATTCCATTATTATAATCATATGAATAATAATGGAATTTATGTATATGGAAAAGAAATAGATCACCATGAAAATAAATTAATTGGTTTGGATTGTGAACTTTTGCAAAAACAACTGCCTTATTTTGATTATATACTTATAGAGGCAGATGGTTCTAAGAAAAAATCAATTAAGGGCTGGAAAGATAATGAGCCTGTTATAAGTCATAAAACTAATAAAACTATAGGAGTCTTTAGTATAGAAAATATAGGAAAAGAAGTCAATGAAAATAATGTTCATAGATTGGAGCAGTTTATGAATATTACAGCTTCTTCTAAAGGAGATATTATAAATATAGCTCATATTATGAAATTAATATTTCATCCCAAAGGTTTATTTAAAGATGCTGTAGGAGAAAAAATTTTATTTATAAATAAGGTAGAAAGTGAAAATGATATTGTTTTAACGAAAGAATTGGTTGAAAATGTTTGTAAAAATAATAATGGCTATATTGGCAGTATTGTTTTTCAAAAATTACTATAG
- a CDS encoding DUF3343 domain-containing protein encodes MNIEIFNLITFNSTHSTIRAEKELLSMGIKVKVIPVPTEITSSCGLSIKISLDDLRKARKILLKEKIQVSGYYYIKKTGLIKEIRAIHE; translated from the coding sequence ATGAATATAGAAATATTCAATTTAATTACTTTTAATTCAACCCACAGTACAATTAGGGCAGAGAAAGAGCTGCTTTCAATGGGTATAAAGGTTAAGGTTATACCTGTGCCTACAGAAATAACTTCCAGTTGCGGACTTTCCATAAAAATAAGTTTGGATGATTTACGTAAAGCAAGAAAGATATTATTAAAGGAAAAAATACAGGTGTCCGGTTATTATTATATTAAAAAGACAGGATTAATTAAGGAAATAAGGGCTATTCATGAGTAA